The genomic stretch GGTTCTTATTCAAGAGATGAGCAAGCTCAAAAAAGCGATATAGATATATTGGTTGAATTTGAAGATCAATATAAGACGTTTAAAAATTATATGGCTTTAAAACTATATCTTGAAAATCTTTTTAATTCAAAAATAGATTTGGTTTCTAAAACTGCCATAAAAGATAGATTAAAAGAAAAAATTTTAAAAGAAATCCTAAATGTCTAAAAGAGATC from Thermodesulfobium sp. 4217-1 encodes the following:
- a CDS encoding nucleotidyltransferase family protein, yielding MDRNFIIDTLKSNKGYIKITFHIKDMALFGSYSRDEQAQKSDIDILVEFEDQYKTFKNYMALKLYLENLFNSKIDLVSKTAIKDRLKEKILKEILNV